A genomic region of Metopolophium dirhodum isolate CAU chromosome 1, ASM1992520v1, whole genome shotgun sequence contains the following coding sequences:
- the LOC132934308 gene encoding NF-kappa-B-repressing factor-like, whose protein sequence is MISMVFRACLFIQGQLIAVGHADEKRFASSYAWNNALVILLKKCFIIKVKEYKQSETTLLDVMDDSRIDTSNYTMHHSKISENRVGYMILKNMGWKEGNGLGKNNQGITSPIETIHFKKRFGLDMENYDTNTNTNRTHLMDFNTQAKKYIMRFLYGPKKRLSFSTEFSKDERKIIHSICVNVGLWTKTYEKNGNERQLTIVKKQTPREIFDELSNCINFENEYYILVPPPCEFNN, encoded by the exons ATGATTTCTATGGTTTT TCGAGCTTGTTTGTTCATCCAAGGTCAATTGATAGCAGTTGGACATGCAGATGAAAAGAGATTTGCTTCTTCGTATGCATGGAATAATGCCTTAGTGATTTTGTTGAAAAAGTGCTTTATTATTAAG GTGAAAGAATATAAACAATCTGAAACTACATTGTTAGATGTTATGGATGATTCAAGAATTGATACTTCTAACTACACAATGCACCATAGTAAAATATCAGAAAACAGAGTCGGttatatgattttgaaaaacatGGGTTGGAAAGAAGGTAACGGATTAGGAAAGAATAACCAAGGAATCACATCACCAATAGA aactattcattttaaaaaaagatttggACTGGATATGGAAAATTATGAcactaatactaatactaatagaACACACTTGATGGACTTTAATACACAAGCTAAGAAATACATAATGAGGTTTTTATATGGTCCAAAAAAAAGACTTTCATTTTCAACTGAGTTCTCGAAGGATGAGCGTAAAATTATTCACTc GATTTGTGTAAACGTTGGCTTATGGAccaaaacttatgaaaaaaatgGAAACGAGCGGCAACTTACTATAGTCAAAAAACAAACTCCACGGGAAATTTTTGATGAACTCAGTAATTGCATCAACTTTGAAAAtgaatattacatattagtaCCGCCACCTtgtgaattcaataattaa